A window of the Juglans microcarpa x Juglans regia isolate MS1-56 chromosome 5D, Jm3101_v1.0, whole genome shotgun sequence genome harbors these coding sequences:
- the LOC121264300 gene encoding fatty acyl-CoA reductase 2, chloroplastic, with protein sequence MMGALFLNSSSVAPTKLPRLSNMRDRCFLRMNKNVVYCQGGGNVVKSTGLSSVMTGRQALVSTDQSAVLRDAGSLVLSPNGKSQAEIAVKDLVPYGETSTPSVEVHDGIGIVKFLRGKTFLITGATGFLAKVFIEKILRTEPDVGRMFLLIKAENKEAAMDRLRSEIINTEIFKCLQQIHGKSYQSFMLSKLVPVVGNICESNLGLDEDSADFIAKEVDVIVNSAANTTFDERYDVAIDINTKGPCHLMGFAKKCKKIKLFLQVSTAYVNGQRQGRIMEKPFGIGDSIAREIFQISSGSLPTLDIESEMKLASDFKKDSEVDLVAQKMKELGLERAKIYGWQDTYVFTKAMGEMMIDKLRGEIPVVIIRPSVIESTCKEPFPGWMQGNRMMDPIVLYYGKGQLTGFLVDPNGVLDVVPADMVVNATLAAIARHGMAQKPDINVYQIASSVVNPLVFQDLARLLYEHYNSSPCMDSKGRPIQVPSMKLFRSMEEFSTHLWGDAIQRSGLTAMASSNGKLSQKLEFICRKSVEQAKYLANIYEPYTFYGGRFDSSNTQRLMERMSDEEKREFGFDVGSIDWRDYITNVHIPGLRRHVMKGRGMGS encoded by the exons ATGATGGGGGCTTTGTTCCTAAATTCTTCGTCAGTTGCCCCGACTAAACTCCCAAGACTGTCCAACATGCGTGACCGGTGCTTTCTGAGGATGAATAAGAATGTGGTGTATTGTCAAGGAGGTGGTAATGTAGTAAAGTCTACTGGGCTTTCTTCGGTTATGACAGGAAGACAAGCATTGGTAAGCACGGATCAAAGTGCAGTGTTAAGAGATGCTGGAAGCTTGGTTTTGTCGCCAAATGGAAAGAGCCAGGCAGAGATTGCAGTGAAGGACTTAGTGCCCTATGGAGAAACATCCACCCCTTCGGTAGAGGTGCATGATGGTATTGGAATTGTCAAATTTCTAAGAGGGAAGACGTTTCTTATCACTGGTGCAACTGGGTTTCTAGCGAAAG tttttattgagaagattttacGGACAGAGCCCGATGTGGGTAGAATGTTTCTTTTGATCAAGGCAGAAAACAAGGAAGCGGCAATGGATAGACTGAGAAGTGAA ATCATAAATACAGAGATTTTCAAGTGCCTCCAACAAATTCATGGAAAGTCATACCAATCCTTCATGTTGAGCAAGCTAGTTCCTGTGGTGGGCAATATCTGCGAATCCAATCTTGGCTTAGATGAAGATTCGGCGGATTTTATTGCAAAAGAAGTCGACGTAATAGTAAATTCTGCAGCGAATACAACATTCGACGAAAG ATATGATGTTGCTATTGATATAAACACAAAAGGACCTTGCCACCTCATGGGCTTTGCGAAGAAgtgcaagaaaatcaagctcTTCTTGCAAGTATCAACAG CTTATGTTAATGGACAAAGACAAGGAAGAATAATGGAAAAGCCATTCGGTATTGGAGATAGTATAGCAAGAGAGATTTTCCAAATTTCATCAGGATCCCTCCCTACATTGGACATCGAAAGTGAAATGAAGTTGGCTTCGGATTTCAAGAAAGATTCTGAAGTCGATTTAGTGGCTCAAAAGATGAAAGAGTTGGGTCTGGAAAG GGCCAAAATATATGGCTGGCAAGATACTTATGTTTTCACAAAGGCTATGGGGGAAATGATGATTGACAAATTGAGAGGAGAAATACCGGTTGTCATTATTAGACCCAGCGTTATTGAGAGCACTTGCAAAGAGCCATTCCCTGGATGGATGCAAGGGAATAG AATGATGGATCCTATAGTCCTGTACTATGGGAAAGGGCAACTCACTGGTTTCTTAGTTGATCCAAATGGAGTACTCGATGTA GTACCAGCAGATATGGTTGTTAATGCAACCCTGGCAGCCATTGCAAGGCATGGAATGGCCCAAAAACCGGACATCAATGTATACCAGATTGCTTCATCTGTTGTAAATCCGCTAGTTTTCCAAGACCTGGCGAGACTGCTCTACGAGCACTATAATTCCTCTCCATGCATGGATTCAAAGGGTAGGCCAATCCAGGTTCCATCTATGAAGCTATTTAGATCCATGGAAGAGTTCTCTACTCACCTATGGGGAGATGCTATTCAGCGAAGTGGGTTGACAGCTATGGCCTCTTCGAACGGGAAATTGTCTCAGAAACTTGAATTTATTTGCAGAAAATCAGTAGAACAAGCGAAGTACTTGGCAAACATATATGAGCCATACACATTTTATGGTGGAAG GTTTGATAGCAGCAATACTCAAAGATTAATGGAGAGGATGTCTGATGAAGAGAAGAGGGAATTTGGATTTGATGTGGGCAGCATAGATTGGAGAGATTATATCACAAATGTCCATATTCCGGGTCTAAGGAGGCATGTAATGAAGGGAAGAGGGATGGGTAGCTAA